A region from the uncultured Holophaga sp. genome encodes:
- the rpoC gene encoding DNA-directed RNA polymerase subunit beta': protein MFPEQQNINAYECIKVSLASPEKIRSWSKGEVTKPETINYRSLKPERDGLFCARIFGPVNDWECLCGKYKRQKFKGVICDKCGVEVTKKVVRRERMGHIQLASPVSHVWFFKGVPSRIGYLLDIPLKDLERVLYFEAYAVIDAGDTTLKEHEILAEEKYREYKAEYGERFRAMMGAEAIKELLKHVDVEALAVELRYLMKNESSAQKRIKLAKRLKVTEAFKRSGNKPEWMILDVIPVLPPELRPLVPLDGGRFATSDLNDLYRRVINRNNRLKKLLELRAPEVIVRNEKRMLQEAADALFENGKRGRLLRGVSNRPLKSLSDALKGKQGRFRQNLLGKRVDYSGRSVIVVGPDLKLHQCGLPKKMALELFKPFIFNRLEHKGHAATIRQAKEMVEQGVPEVWDVLDEVIQNHPVLLNRAPTLHRLGIQAFQPVLVEGKAIRLHPLVCTAFNADFDGDQMAVHVPLSPMAQTEARVLMMSTQNILNPANGKPNVVPSQDIVLGGYYLTKKRPGRRGEGMVFGSANEVVAAHEAKVVDTHAIIQLRYTGELVDTEEWHKLDPKKHSEQEVFECPSREAKDELITTTVGRVIFNRAMPEAVPFINGLLKKEGLLSLVNRAYKLNGPEVTIHLLDAMKEMGFLWAMKAGVSVGIDDLVVPATKPELLRKANEEVRAIEHEYYHEGKLDAATRYNRILEVWGKASEDVATDMMKELERRNDSDRFLNSVYIMADSGARGSKTQIRQVAGMRGLMAKPSGDIIEAPIKANFKEGLSVLEYFISTHGARKGLADTALKTADSGYLTRKLVDVAQDVIINEDDCNTLDGITVAAIVNTDGTIRARLRDRIMGRVCLDDIVDPYSRDIIAPAGTLLTEELSFAIETSGVTSVRIRSVLTCEARRGCCARCYGLNLSTGKMVDLGEAVGVIAAQSIGEPGTQLTMRTFHVGGAASRTTEKSTHEAQIKGVVKLDGIKSVEDRSGDVRALSRSGFILVVDKDGNERERYKVAPGATIRVKDGEEVEPKTVLAEWDPYNDYLINEKPGLADFKEFELNASYQEEKDQITGRFRKRIIDPTDDKLHPHINVKGDNHKVLQRYNIPTGAYVEVEDGQELLPGDVLAKTPRQQAKTSDITGGLPRVTELFEGRKPKDPAIIAEISGVVKYGNRVRGQQKVIVEAVDGEKGEYLIPRGKHIQVQDGDEIQAGEKITEGAVSPHDLLKVQGEKALQAFLVNEVQEVYRAQGVTINDKHIETIIRQMMRWVMITDVGDTPLIVEEKVDKHRFKEINERVLADGGAPATCEPQLLGITKAALTSESFISAASFQETTRVLTEAALEGRVDYLRGLKENVILGRLIPAGTGMPIYRNLQIEEGQYPEPVDTDMMNADDFDDEYSRMAQHVEELQGLSEVDGEDM, encoded by the coding sequence ATGTTTCCCGAACAGCAGAACATCAACGCCTACGAATGCATCAAGGTGAGCTTGGCCTCGCCTGAGAAGATCCGCTCTTGGTCCAAGGGCGAAGTCACCAAGCCCGAGACCATCAACTACCGCAGCCTCAAGCCCGAACGCGATGGTCTCTTCTGCGCCCGGATCTTCGGACCCGTGAACGACTGGGAGTGCCTCTGCGGGAAGTACAAGCGCCAGAAGTTCAAGGGCGTCATTTGCGACAAGTGCGGCGTCGAGGTCACCAAGAAGGTTGTGCGCCGCGAGCGCATGGGCCACATCCAGCTGGCGAGCCCCGTCAGCCACGTGTGGTTCTTCAAGGGCGTCCCCAGCCGCATCGGCTACCTTCTGGACATCCCCCTCAAGGACCTGGAGCGCGTGCTCTATTTCGAGGCCTACGCTGTCATCGACGCCGGTGACACGACCCTGAAGGAGCACGAGATCCTCGCCGAGGAGAAGTACCGGGAGTACAAGGCCGAGTACGGCGAGCGCTTCCGCGCCATGATGGGTGCCGAGGCCATCAAGGAGCTCCTCAAGCACGTGGATGTCGAGGCCCTGGCCGTCGAGCTCCGCTACCTCATGAAGAACGAGAGCTCCGCCCAGAAGCGGATCAAGCTGGCCAAGCGCCTCAAGGTCACCGAGGCCTTCAAGCGCAGCGGCAACAAGCCCGAGTGGATGATCCTGGATGTCATCCCCGTCCTGCCCCCCGAGCTGCGCCCTCTGGTGCCCCTCGATGGCGGTCGCTTCGCCACCTCGGACCTCAACGACCTCTACCGCCGTGTCATCAACCGCAACAACCGCCTGAAGAAGCTTCTGGAGCTCCGCGCTCCTGAAGTGATCGTGCGCAACGAGAAGCGCATGCTCCAGGAGGCCGCGGACGCCCTCTTCGAGAACGGCAAGCGCGGTCGCCTCCTGCGCGGCGTTTCCAATCGCCCCCTCAAGTCCCTTTCCGATGCCCTCAAGGGCAAGCAGGGGCGCTTCCGTCAGAACCTGCTGGGCAAGCGCGTGGACTATTCCGGCCGTTCCGTCATCGTGGTGGGCCCCGACCTCAAGCTGCACCAGTGCGGCCTGCCGAAGAAGATGGCCCTGGAGCTCTTCAAGCCCTTCATCTTCAACCGCCTCGAGCACAAGGGCCACGCCGCCACCATCCGGCAGGCCAAGGAGATGGTGGAGCAGGGGGTGCCCGAGGTCTGGGACGTCCTTGATGAGGTCATCCAGAACCACCCCGTCCTCCTGAACCGTGCCCCGACCCTCCACCGCCTCGGCATCCAGGCCTTCCAGCCTGTGCTGGTGGAAGGCAAGGCCATCCGTCTGCACCCCCTGGTCTGCACCGCCTTCAACGCCGACTTCGACGGCGACCAGATGGCCGTGCACGTGCCCCTCAGCCCCATGGCCCAGACCGAGGCCCGGGTCCTGATGATGTCCACCCAGAACATCCTCAACCCGGCCAACGGCAAGCCCAACGTGGTGCCCTCCCAGGACATCGTGCTGGGTGGCTACTACCTGACCAAGAAGCGCCCTGGCCGTCGCGGCGAGGGCATGGTCTTCGGGAGTGCCAACGAGGTGGTGGCGGCCCACGAGGCCAAGGTGGTGGACACCCACGCCATCATCCAGCTCCGTTATACGGGCGAACTGGTGGACACCGAGGAGTGGCACAAGCTCGATCCCAAGAAGCACTCCGAGCAGGAGGTTTTCGAGTGCCCCTCGCGGGAAGCCAAGGACGAGCTCATCACCACCACCGTGGGCCGTGTGATCTTCAACCGGGCCATGCCGGAGGCCGTACCCTTCATCAACGGTCTCCTCAAGAAGGAGGGCCTGCTCTCCCTGGTCAACCGCGCCTACAAGCTCAACGGCCCCGAGGTGACCATCCACCTGCTGGATGCCATGAAGGAGATGGGCTTCCTGTGGGCCATGAAGGCCGGCGTGTCCGTGGGCATCGACGACCTGGTGGTGCCCGCCACCAAGCCCGAGCTGCTCCGCAAGGCCAACGAAGAGGTCCGCGCCATCGAGCATGAGTATTACCACGAGGGCAAGCTGGATGCCGCCACCCGCTACAACCGCATCCTCGAGGTGTGGGGCAAGGCCTCCGAGGACGTCGCCACGGACATGATGAAGGAGCTGGAGCGCCGGAACGATTCCGACCGCTTCCTCAACTCCGTCTACATCATGGCCGACTCCGGCGCCCGTGGTTCCAAGACCCAGATCCGTCAGGTGGCCGGCATGCGCGGTCTGATGGCCAAGCCCTCCGGTGACATCATCGAGGCTCCCATCAAGGCCAACTTCAAGGAAGGCCTGAGCGTGCTGGAGTACTTCATCTCTACGCACGGCGCCCGTAAGGGTCTGGCTGACACCGCCCTCAAGACCGCCGACTCCGGCTACCTCACCCGCAAGCTGGTGGACGTGGCCCAGGACGTGATCATCAACGAGGACGACTGCAACACCCTGGACGGCATCACCGTGGCGGCCATCGTCAACACCGACGGCACCATCCGGGCCCGCCTGCGCGACCGCATCATGGGCCGCGTCTGCCTTGATGACATCGTGGATCCCTACTCCCGCGACATCATCGCCCCGGCAGGCACCCTGCTCACCGAGGAGCTCTCCTTCGCCATCGAGACCTCCGGCGTCACCTCGGTCCGCATCCGCTCGGTCCTCACCTGCGAGGCCCGTCGCGGCTGCTGCGCCCGCTGCTACGGCCTTAACCTCTCCACCGGCAAGATGGTGGATCTGGGCGAGGCTGTGGGCGTGATCGCCGCCCAGTCCATCGGCGAGCCCGGCACCCAGCTGACCATGCGCACCTTCCACGTGGGTGGTGCCGCCAGCCGCACCACGGAGAAGTCCACCCATGAGGCCCAGATCAAGGGCGTCGTGAAGCTGGATGGCATCAAGTCCGTGGAGGACCGCAGCGGGGATGTCCGCGCCCTCAGCCGCTCCGGCTTCATCCTCGTGGTGGACAAGGACGGCAACGAGCGTGAGCGCTACAAGGTCGCCCCCGGCGCCACCATCCGCGTGAAGGATGGCGAGGAGGTGGAGCCCAAGACCGTCCTGGCCGAGTGGGACCCCTACAACGACTACCTGATCAACGAGAAGCCCGGTCTGGCCGACTTCAAGGAGTTCGAACTCAACGCCAGCTACCAGGAAGAGAAGGACCAGATCACCGGTCGCTTCCGCAAGCGCATCATCGATCCCACCGACGACAAGCTGCACCCCCACATCAACGTCAAGGGTGACAACCACAAGGTGCTCCAGCGCTACAACATCCCCACCGGCGCCTATGTCGAAGTGGAGGATGGCCAGGAGCTGCTGCCCGGCGATGTGCTGGCCAAGACCCCCCGCCAGCAGGCCAAGACCTCGGACATCACGGGCGGTCTGCCCCGCGTGACCGAGCTCTTCGAGGGCCGCAAGCCCAAGGATCCCGCCATCATTGCGGAGATCTCCGGTGTGGTGAAGTATGGCAACCGTGTCCGCGGCCAGCAGAAGGTGATCGTGGAGGCCGTCGACGGTGAGAAGGGCGAGTACCTGATCCCCCGCGGCAAGCACATCCAGGTGCAGGACGGCGACGAGATCCAGGCCGGTGAGAAGATCACCGAGGGTGCCGTCTCTCCCCACGATCTGCTCAAGGTCCAGGGTGAGAAGGCCCTCCAGGCCTTCCTCGTCAACGAGGTCCAGGAGGTCTACCGCGCCCAGGGTGTGACCATCAACGACAAGCACATCGAGACGATCATCCGTCAGATGATGCGCTGGGTCATGATCACTGATGTGGGCGACACCCCGCTGATCGTCGAGGAGAAGGTGGACAAGCACCGCTTCAAGGAGATCAACGAGCGTGTGCTGGCCGATGGCGGTGCTCCCGCCACCTGCGAGCCTCAGCTCCTGGGCATCACCAAGGCCGCCCTAACCTCCGAGAGCTTCATCTCGGCCGCCTCCTTCCAGGAGACGACCCGGGTGCTCACCGAGGCCGCCCTCGAGGGACGCGTGGATTACCTGCGCGGCCTGAAGGAGAACGTGATCCTGGGACGCCTGATCCCTGCCGGCACGGGCATGCCCATCTACCGGAATCTGCAGATCGAGGAGGGGCAGTACCCCGAGCCGGTCGATACCGACATGATGAATGCCGACGACTTCGACGACGAGTACAGCCGCATGGCCCAGCACGTCGAGGAGCTCCAGGGCCTCTCCGAGGTCGATGGCGAGGACATGTAG